DNA sequence from the Candidatus Tanganyikabacteria bacterium genome:
CTCCGGCATCGCGGCCGGCACGGAGGCCGGCCCCACCCGTTGCATCGGTGGCGCAGGCCTCCGTGCCTGCGTCCGATAGGCGCCAGGTCATTTGAGCGCCGCTATGACACATGGCCGCGGCCGGCCGGCTACGATAGGAAAATATACTCCCAGATGCTGGAACAGGACGTGGTTGCCGAGCCGGACCAGCGCCGCCGCTACCTCCGGACGATCACCCAGGAAGCCGATCGGCTCACGCGGCTCATCGAGAACGTCCTCGACTTTGCCAGGATCGCCAACCGGCGCCGCACCTACCGGTTCGAACCCCTGGAGCTGCACGAGGTGGTCGGCGACGCCATCGCCGCCATCGAGCGGCCGCTGGCCGAGGCCGGCATGGTGGTGGACCGGATGGTGCCGGCCGGGCTGCGCGTGCAGGGTGATCGCGACGTGTTGACACAACTGCTAGTCAACTTATTGACAAATGCCATAAAGTACGCCGCGTCCGAGAAGCGGATCTTGGTGACGGGGGCCGAACTGGGCGATCGGGTCGTGCTCACGGTGCAGGATTTCGGCCCGGGAATCCCGCGCCACGAGCAAAGCAA
Encoded proteins:
- a CDS encoding HAMP domain-containing histidine kinase; protein product: MLEQDVVAEPDQRRRYLRTITQEADRLTRLIENVLDFARIANRRRTYRFEPLELHEVVGDAIAAIERPLAEAGMVVDRMVPAGLRVQGDRDVLTQLLVNLLTNAIKYAASEKRILVTGAELGDRVVLTVQDFGPGIPRHEQSKVFRPFYRAGGELTRVAPGSGLGLALVQEYARAHGGRVRLESNPGEGARFEIALPRA